The genomic segment GCCCATCGACCCCGGGATCAGGCCCGGCCGGCCCTTCTCGGCGTTGATCGCACCCTTGCGCGAAAGCCACACCTTCTTGCCGAAGTGCGTCTCCTGCTCCGTGTAGTTGTGGTGGCACTGCACCCGCTCGAGTTCGCGCACTTCACTGTCCACGAACTGCGCGAAACAGTCCACGACGCGATCCATCATCTCGTCCCGGTTGGCCAGCGCGAAGTCCTGAGCCCAGCGCAGCTGGCGGATGTACTCCCAGAACTCGTCGGTGCCCTCGGCCAGGTAGGCCAGGTCCGGGTCCGGCAGGTCGATCCACCAGCGCTTCGCCGACTCCTGCGCCACCTTGATGTGATGCGTGGCGATCTTGTTGCCGACGCCGCGCGACCCCGAGTGCAGGAAGAGCCAGACCTGGCCGTTCTCGTCCGCGGTGACCTCGATGAAGTGGTTGCCCGAGCCGAGCGTCCCCAGCTGCAGCTCCCAGTTGCCGGCGTAACGGCCCGGCTCGAAACCGGCCTTCTCCGCCTTGGTCTTGAGCATTTCGATGCGCGTACGTGCAGTGTCGCTCACGCTCGTGTTGTACGAACCTGCGCTGAGCGGCACGGCGTTCTCGATCGCCGTGCGCAGGTCGGCCAGGTTCGGGTTGAGCTCGTCCCGGTGGTACTGCGTGCGCACCGCGGCCATCCCGCAGCCGATGTCGACCCCGACCGCGGCCGGGATGATCGCGCCGAGCGTCGGAATGACCGAACCGACCGTTGCGCCCTTGCCCAGATGCGCGTCCGGCATGAGGGCGATGTGCGGGAAGATGAAGGGCAGACGGGAGGCTTTCTCGGCCTGTCCCTTCGTCTCCGCTTCCAGCAGGCTGGCCCAGTTCACCAGTCGCTCGTTGATCTTCTCCACAGCAGTCACTCCTCCCGAGATCTTGGCCCGCCTAAAGTAGCGAGCCCAGATCCGGGGCGCCTCCGGTTTACCGGACGCTGAGGGTGACCTGGCCGCTCGTGCCGTAGGCCAGAGTCGTGCCGCCGGTGGCGATGACGCGCAAGGGCCAGGTGCCCTTGGCGAAGGTCTTCCCGATCGCGTACGAGCCGTCGGGCTTGACGGTGCTGCCGGCGATCGTGACCCAGGTGGCGCCGGACTTGCGCTGCAGGCTGACCTTGACGCCGGCCTTGATCGGGCGGACGGCGCCGCTGATCGTGACCTTCTGGTTCGGCTTCGGCTTGGTGGTGCTCACCTTGACCGAAACCAGGTAGCGCACGGTGACCGTCTTGGTCATCGTCGCGCCCCAATAGTTCTGCGAACCCGCGTACGTCACCCGGTAGGCGGTCGTCTCGGCCGGCTTGGTGGCCAGGCCCCAGCGAAGGTTCGCGTCGCTGCGGACCGACCCGACCTTGGTCCAGGCCGCGGTGCCGGAGGCGCGGCGCTCGATCGCGACGGTCTCGCCGGCGCGCGGCGTGGTGCCGCTGAGGGTCACCGCGGAGCCGTACACCACCGTCACCGGCGCCGAGTTCCACCCCGTGTTCGGCACGTGCAGAGCGGCCGGCGCGGCCGGGGTCTGCCCCTGCGGGCCCTGCGCCACGACGAACACCGAATACTCACGGTCGGGGTCGAGGCCGGTGAACGTGGCCGACCGGGCGGTGATCGGCAGGCTCTGCAACGCGTCGGGCTTCGGCGGTCCCGGCGTCGGGGTGGGCGACGGCACGGGGGTCTGGCCCGGAATCGGCTTGGCCGGCAGGTAGTGGCCCTGGAACCACACCGTGTAGCCGGTGAACGTGGCGCCCGGAGTGGCCTCGACCTCGGACCACTCGACGAGGGCCGTCCCGCCCACCTGGCCGGTGACGGTGAAGGTGACCGCCTTCCCGACCGTGGGCGCCGGGGTGAACAGCGCCCGGACCGGCGCCGCGCCCGTGGTGGTCTCCGCCGAGGACTGCGCGGCGAAGTAGATCATTCCGGAGCCGAGCAGAGCGGCCGCCGTCGTTGCGATGATCGCGCCGCGGACGCGGACTTTCCCGAACGCCATGAGTTCCCCCGTTCAAGCCGTTGACGGCGGAACGCTACCGGATCGGCCTGCCCGTACGCCTCCTCCGATCATCCGACCCCGTCCGGGCAAGGCCGATAATCGACCGGTGACTCTCGATGCGCTGATCTTCGACTTCGACGGCCTGATCATGGACACCGAATCGACACTGCTCGAAAGCTGGCGCTGGGAGTGGCGGCAGCACGGGCTCGAGCTGCCCGCGGAGGGCTTCTTCGCGGCGCACGGCGGGCCGGTCCCGGAGCGCTACGAGGCCCTGGCCGCGGCGGTCGGCGCCGGCTACGACCGCCAGGCCAGCCATGAGCGACGCAATGCGTACCGGCAGCGCCTGCACGAGACACTGCCGCCGGCGCCGGGGATCCGCGACTGGTTCGACCAGGCGGCGGAGTTGGAGCTGCGGCTCGCGGTAGCCAGCAGTTCGGACGAGCAATGGGTGCACGGCCACCTCGCCCGGGCCGGGCTGCTGAGCCGGATCGAGGTCACGGCATGCGGCAACGAGGTGGCCGGGCACAAGCCCGATCCGGCTGTCTACCTGCTGGCGCTGCAACGCCTGGGCCTCGGAGCGGACCGGGCGCTCGCGTTCGAGGACACCCCGCACGGCGTCGCCGCAGCCCGGGCCGCCGGACTGCGCTGCGTGGCCGTCCCGAACGCGTTCGTCGCGGCCGACCGGTTCGGGCGGGCCGATCTGGTGCTCACGAGCGCGGCCGACATCGCCCTGGCGGCACTGATCGACAAGATTTCGTGAAACCTGGCGGCCCGCCCGCGGGTGTTGCTCGATGACGACACCGGAAGGGGGCGGGGTGGCCGATCACGGCGGCTTCGAGGATTTCTACACGGGCACCCGCCATCGGCTCGTGACCTACCTGTACGCGATGACCGGCGACCGCGCCGAGGCCCAGGACGCGGCGCAGGAGGCGTACGTCCGGGCGTGGCAGCGATGGACGACGGTGTCCGGATACGACGACCCCGAGGCGTGGCTGCGCACAGTGGCGTTCCGGTTGTGCGCGAATCATTGGCGCAAGGCGAAGAACCGGCTCCGGGCGTACGTACGGCACGGGCCCACGGCCGACGCGCCGCCGCCGCACGCCGACTCGGTCGCCCTGATCACGGCGCTCAAGCAGCTCACCGTGGGCGAACGGCAAGCGATCATCCTGCACCACCTGCTGGACTTGCCCGTCGCCGAGGTCGCGGCGCAGACCGGCGTTCCCGTCAACACGGTCAAGACCCGGCTCGCGCGTGGCCGGCGGGCGCTGGCCGGGCTGCTGGACGAGGAGTACGACCATGCCTGATCGCACCTTCAATTCCCTGTACGCCGAGACCGAGCACACCCCGTGGGAAGCGGTCGAGGACGTGCGCCGCCGGGCTCGCCGCCGCAGCACTGTGCGGGCCGGGGTGGTGGGCGCCGTCGTCGCGATCGGGCTGGTCTCGGGTGGGGTCGCCCTCGGCTGGGACGACAGTCCGCCGCAGCCCTCACCGGCCGCGTCGGCCACGTCCCCGGCGCCGCCTCCCTCGACGTCCCGGCCGTCTCCTGAGGAGACACCGGCGGCCGACCTCACGCCGGCGATGATGCTGCAGCCTGCGGATGTCGGCCCCGGTTATCTGCCCGCCGACGGCAGCGGGGACGGCGACTGGGGTTTCGAGTTCAACGCGGCGGCGCTGGGCTGCCCGGCCGGATCGAAGCCGGACGCGATCGCCGGGCGGGAACGAGCGCTGCGCAAGGGACCGGACGTGTACGTCCTGCAGGAGACGACCCGGTTCACCGATGGCGGGGCCGGTGCGTACTTGGACGGCGTACGGGAAAGGGTGTCGAACTGCGAGACACCGGCCGGGCAGTCCGTGCGCATCGCGGGCCGGAACTTCGCCGGTGACGAGTCGCTGCTGGTGGTCTTCCGCTACGGCGACGACTTCGTGACGCAGATCGTGCTCGTGCGTGAAGGCGAGGTGCTGACCGAGATCTTCAGCGAGCCCAACCCTGACGAGTCGGTGAGCCGGTCACTGGGTCGCAAGGCGGCGGCGCGGCTCTGAGGTGCGGGGGCCGGGCGCGAACCCGGCCCCCCACCCTTTATGGGCGGTCACGCTCCGTTTTGCCCGGGCGTGAGACGCAGGATGCGGTCGTCGCCGTCGCGCTCGTCACCCCGGCCGTCCGTGTTCGACGTGGTCACCCAGAGCGAGCCGTCCGGGGCGACCTCGACCGTACGGAGCCGGCCGTGCTCGCCGTCGAGGATCGCGCGCGGCTCGCCCAGGCCGGCGCCCTCGATCGGGATCGTCCACAGCCGCTCGCCGCGCAGCCCGGCCGCGTAGAGCGTGCTCCCCGCGATGGCCAGGCCCGACGGGGAGGCCTCGCTGGTCGGCCAGGTGACCAGCGGGTTCGTGTAGCGGCCGCCCGCGGTGTCGCCCTCGCCCTCGACGTCGGGCCAGCCGTAGTTCTTGCCCGGCTCGATGAGGTTGACCTCGTCGACGTCGTTCTGCCCGAACTCGGTCGCGAACAGCCGATCCCGACTGTCCCAGGCCAGACCCTGTACGTTGCGATGGCCGAGGCTGTAGACCGGGGAGCCGGCCGTCGGGTTGCCCGGCGCCGGTTCGCCCTCCGGGGTCAGCCGCAGGATCTTGCCGTTGGGGCTGTCGGCGTTCTGCGAACTGCTGGTGTCGCCCGCGTCGCCGGTGCCGACGTAGAGCATGTCGTCCGGGCCGAACGCGATGCGGCCGCCGTTGTGGTTGCCCGCCTTGGCGATTCCGTCGAAGATCACCTCGGGCTGGGCGCTGCCCTCCAGCCGGAAGCGGACGATCCGGTTGTCACCGGCCGCCGTGAAGTACGCGTAGACCCAGTCGTCGCTGGTCGCGAGGCCGAGCAGGCCGCCCTCACCGCCGGCGGCGACACCCGGGACCTCGTACACGGGCTCGGGTGGCCCGCCGCCCGCGGCGACACGCAGGATGCGCCCGCTGTCACGCTCGGCGATCAGGGCGTCGCCGCCGGGGAGGAAGGCCAGACCCCACGGCACGTCGATGCCGGTGGCGATCGTGTCCGGGCCGCCTTCCGCCGCGGCGCTCGGGGGTGCGGGGGCCGGGCCGGGTTCGGCCGGGTCGGCGGTGGTGCCGCAGGCGGCCAGGGCCAGCACCGCGACCAGGGCGGGGAGTGCTCGCAAGAGAAACCTCCGTCGTCGTTACCGTCGATACTCGCCGCCGGGCCCGAAAGTCGCGCGAAAGGCGGTTCGCGTACGCAGACGTCCCGAGCCACGGATCGGGTTCCCGCTCGTTGATCAAGGCATGATCCGCGTACGAGCCACCGCCACGCTCACGGCGGCGCTCTCCCTGGTGGCGCAGCCCGCCCTCACGCCACCCGCGCCCGTTCTCGCCGCACCCGATCTGCCCCGGGAGCCGACCTGCATCGCGAAGACAATTGATGACGTCCTGGCCGACCCGGTGCTCGCCGGTTCGCAAGCCGGTGTCGTGGTGGCCGACGCGCGGACCGGCACGACGCTGGTCGACCGCCGAGGCACGCGCCGCCTGCTGCCCGCGTCCAACGCGAAGCTGTTCACCTCGGCCGCGGCCCTGGACGTCCTCGGCCCCGGGCATCGGTTCGTGACGGAGGCCAGGGCTTCCGGCGTACGGCGCGGCAGCTCCGTCACCGGTGACGTCTACCTGCGCGGCAGCGGCGACCCGGTGCTCTCCCCCGGCGACCTCGACACGCTGGCCCGGGACGTGGCCGCGACCGGGCTCCGCGAGATCACCGGCGACCTGGTGGCCGACGACACCTCCTTCGACGCGCAACGGCTCGGGCTGGAATGGGCGTGGGACGACGAGAAGGACCCCGGTGCGGCCCCGATCTCGGCGCTCACGCTCGCGCCGGACGACAACTATCTGGCCGGAACGGTGGCCGTCAAGGCCGTTCCGGCGTCTGTGGACAACCAGCCGGCTCGTCTCACGGTCAGCCCGCCGAGCCGGCTACTGAGGGTCGTCAACCGGACGACTACGGCCGGCAACGCGCCAGGCATCGAAGTGACGCGTGGCCACGGCACGAACGTGCTCACCGTCACCGGCCGGGTCGTGAGGGGCGCCCCGCCGGTAACCGCAGCGGTCACCGTGTGGGACCCGGCCGCCCTGGTGGCTGACGTCTTCCGTACGGCGCTGGCCCGTCACGGCGTACGGGTCAAGGGCCGGACCGTGACGGGGAAGGCCACCCCGGCCCAGGCGCCGGTGCTCGCACGGCACACCGGACGCCCGCTCCGGGAGCTGATGAAACCGCTGCTCAAACGGTCCAACAACGCCATGGCGGAGCAGCTGGTCAAGGCGATCGGAGCACAGGCCGCCGGATCCGGCACGTGGCCTGCGGGCACCAACGCGGTCGCCGCCTACCTGGCCCGGCGGGGAGTCGCCACGGACACGATGCGACTGGTCGACGGTTCCGGCCTGTCCCGGCGCAACCTCGTGCCGCCCGCCGTGATCGCCCGATTCCTGCTGGCGGTCCGGTCCGAGCCCTGGTTCCCGCTCTGGTACGACGCCCTGCCCGTGGCCGGCCGCCCCGGCCCGCTCGCCGGGGGCACCCTCCGCGAGCGCATGCGCGGCACGCCCGCCGCCGGCAACGTGCACGCCAAGACCGGCACGCTCACCGGCGCCTCGGCGCTGTCCGGATATGTGACCGGCCCCGATCACCGTCCGCTGGTCTTCTCCGCGATCGTCAACAACCAGCTGTCACCGTCAGTCACGCCGTTGCTCGACCGGATCGCCGTCGCGCTGGCGAGTTGTCCACAGGGGCCGGAAAGTGTCGGGGCGGCCTTGTAAGTTCGCCGCATGCCATCGAACCGCCCGGATCTGCTGCCCGAGACCGCCCGCGCCCTGCGCCACCGCTTGGCCACCGCCCAAGTGTCGGCGCGGGCGCCGTCGGTCGTGGCCGCCGTGGTGCGCGACGGCGGACCCGTCTGGGTCGAGGGCTGGGGCGATGTCGACGGCGTCACCCCCGGCGGCGACGTGCAATACCGGATCGGCTCGATCACCAAGACGTTCGTGACCGTGCTGGTGCTGCGCCTGCGCGACGAGGGCCGGCTCGCCCTCACCGACCGGCTCGACGAGCACCTGCCCGGCACGGCCATCGGTGACGCCACGATCGGCGCCCTGCTGGCCCACACCGCCGGTCTCGCCGCCGAACCGCCCGGCCCGTGGTGGGAACGGTCGCCCGGCTCGCTGCGCCCTTCGCCGGCCGACGTGTTGCCGGACGATCCTCGAGTTTTCACGCCCGGCGACCGCTTCCACTACTCCAATCCGGGCTTCGCTGTTCTCGGCGCTCTCGTCGAGCGGCTACGGGGCGAGGAGTGGACCGCGGTGCTGGCGCGCGAAATCCTGGAGCCACTGGGCATGACCCGCACGGGTGTGCGGCCGTCGGCGCCGCACGCGTCGGGCTATGCCGTGCACCCGTGGGCCGACGTGCTGCTGCCCGAGCCGGTTCAGGACTACGGCCCGATGGGCCCGGCCGGCGAGCTGTGGTCCACAGCCGACGACCTGTGCCGGTTCGCCGTGTTCCTGCTCGACGGCGACGAGCGCGTGCTGGGCGCGGAGTCGCGTGCGCTGTTGCGCTTCCCGTCCTCGGCCCCCGAGGCCACGGTCTGGCATTCCTCGTACGGTCTGGGCACCCAGCTGCTGCGCCGGGGCGATCGGCTGCTGTCGGGTCACACCGGTTCGGTGCCCGGCTTCGTCGCCACGGTCTGGGTCAGCCCCGACGACGGACTCGGCGCCGTGCTGCTGGCCAACACGACCGCGGGCCTGCCCGCCGGCACGGTGACGGCCGACCTGCTCGACGTCGTGGCCGAGCGCGAGCCCCGCATCCCCGCCCCCTGGACACCCCTGGCCGAGGTCGATCCGGCAGTGCTGGATCTGGCCGGCCCCTGGTACTGGGGTCCGGCCCCGCACGTCCTGCGGCCCACCGCCGACGGCGGCCTCGATCTGGGCCCGCTGACGAGCGGCGGCGGTCGCGGCGCTCGTTTCCGCCCAGCGGGGGACGGCGCGTGGGTCGGCCTGAACGGCTACTTCGCCGGCGAGCGCCTGACGGTGCAGCGCGACCCGCAGGGCGTGGTCACCCATCTCGACGTGGGCACCTTCGTCTTCACCCGGCACCCCTACGACCCGGCCGCTCCGATCCCGGGCGGCCTCGACGGGTCCTCCTGGCAAGCAGCGCCGAGCAAGGAGGCCTGACACCCCGGTCCCTCTATCATCAGACGCGTCGTGCCGGGGCCGATCGCGCTCCGGTTCTCATGGGGGAGGCGGAAGCGATGAAACGGGCCTGGATCCCGGGTGTGGGACTGACGGTGGTGGCGGTCGGCGCGGCCGGGTGGTTCGCGCTGCCGGCCGAGGCGGCGACGGCCGGGCTGGCCTCGGTCACGTCGAGCACCGTGGTGCAGTACGCGGCCGCGTCCAAGGTGGTCAACAACGTCGTGATCACCCGGTCGGGCCGCACGATCACGATCGACGACCGGGTCGCGGTGCGTGCGGGCAAGGGGTGCGCGGCGGTGAAGGGCGACTCGACGAAGGTGCGCTGCACCACGACGGGCACGCCGGGCCAGGTGCGCGTGTTCACGTACGACGGGAACGACACGGTCGTCAACGACACGAACGTGCCGCTGACGGCGAACGGCGGGCCCGGCAGCGACCGCATCACCGGTGGCTCGGCCGCCGACTACATCATGGGTGACGTGCTGGGCGCGGCCGGCTCCGGCAACGACGCCATCTGGGGCCTGGGCGGCGACGACAAACTCTTCGGCGGCAGCGGCGACGATGCGATCTCCGGCGGCGACGGCAACGACTCGGTCAACTGGCCCACCAGCTTCGACCCGGGCCTCGGCCACGACCGGGTCTACGGCGGCAACGGGGACGACTTCCTGCTCGGCGGGGCGAACAACGACCAGCTGTCCGGCGGGCCGGGCAACGACACCCTGCAGTCCGGCTCGGGCAGCGACCGGATCGAGGGCGGTCCCGGCCGGGACCACCTCGACGGCGGGGCCGATCTGGCGCCCGACGTGATGCTGGGCGGTCCCGACGAGGACACCGTGGCCTACCTCGGCCGCACCAAGCCGTTGCACGTCAGCTTGGACGGGGTGAGCGGCGACGACGGTGAGGCCGGCGAGCGGGACACGCTGGGAGCCGACGTGGAGAACATCAACGGCGGCAAGGGCGACGACGTGCTGATCGGCAACGCCCTCGTCAACCGGATCATGGGTCTGAACGGCAACGACACGATCCGCGGGGGTGCCGGGAACGACGAGGTGGGCGGCGGCGACGGCGCCGACAAGGTGTACGGCGAGGCGGGCGACGACGTGCTGACCGCCGGCGAGGAGTGGGAAGGCGCGCCCAACGCGGCCGTCGACCTGCTGGACGGCGGCCCGCACGGCTCGATCGGCGACCGGTGCATCGCCCCCGAGGGCGACACGATGGTCAACTGCGAGCTTTTCGGCATGCGACGCGACTGAACGCCGGCGCGAAACAGCCCCGCTCCCGCTGTTCGCGGGGGCGGGGCTGGTTCATGCCTTACGGGGTGTCAGCGCTGCTGGCGGCGCAGCGCGGCGTCGATGGCCTCGATGATGCGCGGCCGCATCTCGGCGGCCTTGATGACGGCGTCGACCGAGCCGACCTCGACCGCGCGCTCGATGCTGTGCACCCGGTCGAACTCCGCGGCCACCTCGCCCAGCTTCTCCGTCCGTACGGAGTTGCGCAGCTCCTCCAGCTCGGCCGCGAGCGCACCCCGGTCGGCGCCCGAAGCGGCGGCCAGACGCTCCTCGGCCGCCTTGACGCGCGGATCGGCGGCCGTGCGCCGGTTGACGTCGCCGGTGAAGACGACCGCGGCCGCGGGGGCGCCACCCAGCACGGAGGCGAACGAACCCTCCAGGGCGAGCACGGTCATGTTCGGGTTGAGCATCTTGGAGAAGACCACGAACGCGCCGCCGTGGTAGCGGGAGATCACCGTGAAGACGATCGGGCCGCGGAAGTTGACGATCGCCCGGCCGATCTCCGCGCCGTACTCCAGCTGCAGCTTGCGCATCGACTCGGGTGAGCCGTCGAAGCCCGACAGGTTGGCCAGCACGACCAGCGGCCGGTTGCCCGACGCCACATTGATCGCGCGGGCCGCCTTCTTCGACGACCGCGGGAACAGCGTGCCCGCCGTGTACGTGTCGGGGCCGTCGGTGGGCGGGAACCCGCGCCGCGGCACCGACCTCGACTCGATACCGAGCAGACACACCGGGATGCCACCCAGGTGCACGTCCTGCACCACGGCGGTGTCGGCGTCGGCCATGCCGGCCCACCGCTCCAGCACGGGGTGGTCCTGGTCGGACAGCGCGCGCATCACCGTCCGGATGTCGAAGGCCTTCTTGCGGTCGGGATTGTGCGCCGCCGAGAAGATCTCCCCCACTGTGGCGAAGTCGCTGCCCGCCACGGTGTGCGGGAACGGCGAGATGTCTCGGGTGACCGGGTCGGTCGTCGTGGCCCGCCGCGGGAACGCCTCACCGGGCACGATGTACGTGTGGTCGTAATGCGCCATCAGCACGTCGCGCGCCGCGGCCAGGGTGGGCGCCCAGTACTGCGCCTGCCCGTTCGGGCCCATCACCCGGTCGTAGCCGCCGATGCCGAAGTTGTCCTCGGCCGACACGCCACCGGAGAAGTCGAGCGACTGCTTGCCCGTGAGCACCATCGCCGAGTCG from the Paractinoplanes abujensis genome contains:
- a CDS encoding serine hydrolase domain-containing protein, encoding MPSNRPDLLPETARALRHRLATAQVSARAPSVVAAVVRDGGPVWVEGWGDVDGVTPGGDVQYRIGSITKTFVTVLVLRLRDEGRLALTDRLDEHLPGTAIGDATIGALLAHTAGLAAEPPGPWWERSPGSLRPSPADVLPDDPRVFTPGDRFHYSNPGFAVLGALVERLRGEEWTAVLAREILEPLGMTRTGVRPSAPHASGYAVHPWADVLLPEPVQDYGPMGPAGELWSTADDLCRFAVFLLDGDERVLGAESRALLRFPSSAPEATVWHSSYGLGTQLLRRGDRLLSGHTGSVPGFVATVWVSPDDGLGAVLLANTTAGLPAGTVTADLLDVVAEREPRIPAPWTPLAEVDPAVLDLAGPWYWGPAPHVLRPTADGGLDLGPLTSGGGRGARFRPAGDGAWVGLNGYFAGERLTVQRDPQGVVTHLDVGTFVFTRHPYDPAAPIPGGLDGSSWQAAPSKEA
- the dacB gene encoding D-alanyl-D-alanine carboxypeptidase/D-alanyl-D-alanine endopeptidase: MIRVRATATLTAALSLVAQPALTPPAPVLAAPDLPREPTCIAKTIDDVLADPVLAGSQAGVVVADARTGTTLVDRRGTRRLLPASNAKLFTSAAALDVLGPGHRFVTEARASGVRRGSSVTGDVYLRGSGDPVLSPGDLDTLARDVAATGLREITGDLVADDTSFDAQRLGLEWAWDDEKDPGAAPISALTLAPDDNYLAGTVAVKAVPASVDNQPARLTVSPPSRLLRVVNRTTTAGNAPGIEVTRGHGTNVLTVTGRVVRGAPPVTAAVTVWDPAALVADVFRTALARHGVRVKGRTVTGKATPAQAPVLARHTGRPLRELMKPLLKRSNNAMAEQLVKAIGAQAAGSGTWPAGTNAVAAYLARRGVATDTMRLVDGSGLSRRNLVPPAVIARFLLAVRSEPWFPLWYDALPVAGRPGPLAGGTLRERMRGTPAAGNVHAKTGTLTGASALSGYVTGPDHRPLVFSAIVNNQLSPSVTPLLDRIAVALASCPQGPESVGAAL
- a CDS encoding HAD family hydrolase, producing MTLDALIFDFDGLIMDTESTLLESWRWEWRQHGLELPAEGFFAAHGGPVPERYEALAAAVGAGYDRQASHERRNAYRQRLHETLPPAPGIRDWFDQAAELELRLAVASSSDEQWVHGHLARAGLLSRIEVTACGNEVAGHKPDPAVYLLALQRLGLGADRALAFEDTPHGVAAARAAGLRCVAVPNAFVAADRFGRADLVLTSAADIALAALIDKIS
- a CDS encoding calcium-binding protein, whose amino-acid sequence is MKRAWIPGVGLTVVAVGAAGWFALPAEAATAGLASVTSSTVVQYAAASKVVNNVVITRSGRTITIDDRVAVRAGKGCAAVKGDSTKVRCTTTGTPGQVRVFTYDGNDTVVNDTNVPLTANGGPGSDRITGGSAADYIMGDVLGAAGSGNDAIWGLGGDDKLFGGSGDDAISGGDGNDSVNWPTSFDPGLGHDRVYGGNGDDFLLGGANNDQLSGGPGNDTLQSGSGSDRIEGGPGRDHLDGGADLAPDVMLGGPDEDTVAYLGRTKPLHVSLDGVSGDDGEAGERDTLGADVENINGGKGDDVLIGNALVNRIMGLNGNDTIRGGAGNDEVGGGDGADKVYGEAGDDVLTAGEEWEGAPNAAVDLLDGGPHGSIGDRCIAPEGDTMVNCELFGMRRD
- a CDS encoding RtcB family protein; amino-acid sequence: MEKINERLVNWASLLEAETKGQAEKASRLPFIFPHIALMPDAHLGKGATVGSVIPTLGAIIPAAVGVDIGCGMAAVRTQYHRDELNPNLADLRTAIENAVPLSAGSYNTSVSDTARTRIEMLKTKAEKAGFEPGRYAGNWELQLGTLGSGNHFIEVTADENGQVWLFLHSGSRGVGNKIATHHIKVAQESAKRWWIDLPDPDLAYLAEGTDEFWEYIRQLRWAQDFALANRDEMMDRVVDCFAQFVDSEVRELERVQCHHNYTEQETHFGKKVWLSRKGAINAEKGRPGLIPGSMGDASYVVVGKGNPVALNSSPHGAGRQLSRSKARKTFTREQLREAMKGIEFRDTDAFLDEIPGAYKPIDVVMQDADDLVEVRHTLRQIVNVKGD
- a CDS encoding PQQ-dependent sugar dehydrogenase, which translates into the protein MRALPALVAVLALAACGTTADPAEPGPAPAPPSAAAEGGPDTIATGIDVPWGLAFLPGGDALIAERDSGRILRVAAGGGPPEPVYEVPGVAAGGEGGLLGLATSDDWVYAYFTAAGDNRIVRFRLEGSAQPEVIFDGIAKAGNHNGGRIAFGPDDMLYVGTGDAGDTSSSQNADSPNGKILRLTPEGEPAPGNPTAGSPVYSLGHRNVQGLAWDSRDRLFATEFGQNDVDEVNLIEPGKNYGWPDVEGEGDTAGGRYTNPLVTWPTSEASPSGLAIAGSTLYAAGLRGERLWTIPIEGAGLGEPRAILDGEHGRLRTVEVAPDGSLWVTTSNTDGRGDERDGDDRILRLTPGQNGA
- a CDS encoding sigma-70 family RNA polymerase sigma factor, producing MADHGGFEDFYTGTRHRLVTYLYAMTGDRAEAQDAAQEAYVRAWQRWTTVSGYDDPEAWLRTVAFRLCANHWRKAKNRLRAYVRHGPTADAPPPHADSVALITALKQLTVGERQAIILHHLLDLPVAEVAAQTGVPVNTVKTRLARGRRALAGLLDEEYDHA
- a CDS encoding fibronectin type III domain-containing protein, with amino-acid sequence MAFGKVRVRGAIIATTAAALLGSGMIYFAAQSSAETTTGAAPVRALFTPAPTVGKAVTFTVTGQVGGTALVEWSEVEATPGATFTGYTVWFQGHYLPAKPIPGQTPVPSPTPTPGPPKPDALQSLPITARSATFTGLDPDREYSVFVVAQGPQGQTPAAPAALHVPNTGWNSAPVTVVYGSAVTLSGTTPRAGETVAIERRASGTAAWTKVGSVRSDANLRWGLATKPAETTAYRVTYAGSQNYWGATMTKTVTVRYLVSVKVSTTKPKPNQKVTISGAVRPIKAGVKVSLQRKSGATWVTIAGSTVKPDGSYAIGKTFAKGTWPLRVIATGGTTLAYGTSGQVTLSVR